The genomic interval TAAAAACTCTACTTTTTTAACTTTAGTTATTTCATATTGCTTTATAATACTTTCTATTTTTATAAAAGTTAAATCATTAATTTGAGTTCCTAATTCAAAATTCCAATTAATTAATGTGGGCTTGCTTATATTTAACTGCTTTGAAATCTTATCATAACTTAAACCATTGGCTCGCAGTTGAATAAATTTCTCTCTCTCTTTTATTGTTTTCATTGTTTTAAAATCTTTATTTTCTATTCTAAAA from Bacteroidota bacterium carries:
- a CDS encoding helix-turn-helix domain-containing protein encodes the protein MKTIKEREKFIQLRANGLSYDKISKQLNISKPTLINWNFELGTQINDLTFIKIESIIKQYEITKVKKVEFLSKQLNKIHKEIEKRTDLKKISYIDLLKLENNLTAILINETTDLRHTTDKTTTGDWDLSINTETAVYEKLD